One Dialister invisus DSM 15470 genomic region harbors:
- the ybeY gene encoding rRNA maturation RNase YbeY, producing MEITINYSDEQFYSEELETLILRVLSKGAELQNVAEDAELSLLICDADTIHELNKTYRGVDAPTDVLSFALNEGEEEDGMEEEKVLGDIIINLYRAVEQAEEFGHSKEREMAYLSVHGFLHILGYDHYDPEEKRKMREKEEEILGACGMERIVTEGKLENDGE from the coding sequence ATGGAAATCACGATTAATTACAGTGATGAGCAATTTTACAGTGAAGAGTTGGAAACGCTCATTCTGAGAGTTCTTTCGAAAGGGGCGGAATTGCAGAACGTGGCGGAAGACGCGGAATTAAGTCTCCTTATCTGTGACGCTGATACCATTCATGAACTGAATAAAACATACCGCGGAGTTGACGCGCCGACGGATGTCCTTTCCTTTGCTTTAAACGAGGGCGAAGAAGAGGACGGTATGGAGGAAGAAAAAGTGTTGGGCGACATCATTATTAATTTGTACCGCGCGGTTGAGCAGGCAGAAGAGTTCGGGCACAGTAAAGAACGGGAAATGGCGTATTTATCTGTACACGGATTTCTCCATATTCTTGGTTATGATCATTATGATCCGGAGGAGAAGAGGAAAATGCGGGAAAAGGAAGAAGAAATACTTGGTGCCTGCGGTATGGAACGTATTGTAACGGAAGGAAAACTTGAAAATGATGGGGAATGA
- a CDS encoding cytidine deaminase has protein sequence MMGNEAAALVSAALAARKNAYVPYSGYPVGAAVLGEDGNIFTGCNVENVSYPAGMCAERNAIGSAVTAGYTSFQGIAVAGSDKGFTMPCGICRQVIAEFHIPVVIVAKDEDHYKIFDGSKLLPHAFEEGCLKTGERNG, from the coding sequence ATGATGGGGAATGAAGCGGCCGCTTTGGTTTCTGCAGCGCTTGCAGCAAGAAAGAATGCGTATGTTCCCTATTCGGGATACCCCGTAGGGGCGGCGGTTCTTGGTGAAGATGGAAATATATTTACCGGCTGTAATGTAGAGAATGTTTCTTATCCCGCGGGTATGTGTGCGGAAAGGAACGCCATCGGCAGTGCGGTAACAGCAGGGTATACAAGTTTTCAGGGAATCGCTGTGGCGGGGAGTGATAAGGGTTTTACGATGCCCTGTGGAATCTGCCGCCAGGTCATAGCGGAATTTCATATCCCCGTGGTCATTGTGGCAAAAGATGAAGACCACTATAAAATTTTTGATGGAAGCAAATTGCTTCCCCATGCTTTTGAAGAAGGCTGTTTAAAGACAGGAGAACGAAATGGCTGA
- the sstT gene encoding serine/threonine transporter SstT: MLNKIKKVLSSVALIKQIAVGLVIGILIAVFTPTVIPVVKIFGDLFVKALKGVAPVLVFFLVMNAMAQKKEGTNANMKPIIILYVIGTFCASLVGVALSFLFPTVLHLQVAADAKLAPPSGIVEVLHNVILSVVDNPVNALLTANYIGILAWAIIAGLALKSYANGTTKSVLDDIARAITQVVTWVIHFAPLGIMGLVADSVGTAGVDALLGYAKLLAVLIGAYILVAFVMNPIIVFLNVHHNPYPLVWTTIRESGVYAFFTRSSAANIPVNLTLCKRLGLNPDTFTISIPLGATINMAGASITISVLALAAANTLGIVVDLPTALLLCLISTVGACGASGVAGGSLLLIPVACASFGISNDIAMQVVGVGFIISVLEDACETALNSSSDVLFTAVAEFSERRKNGTFDPKDMVPHN, translated from the coding sequence TTGCTAAACAAAATCAAAAAAGTTTTGTCCAGTGTCGCATTGATCAAACAAATTGCTGTCGGCTTGGTCATCGGTATCCTGATTGCCGTCTTTACACCGACGGTAATCCCTGTCGTTAAAATTTTTGGCGATCTCTTCGTCAAAGCACTGAAAGGCGTTGCTCCCGTCCTCGTATTTTTCCTTGTCATGAACGCGATGGCACAAAAAAAAGAAGGGACGAACGCAAATATGAAACCGATCATCATCTTGTATGTCATCGGAACCTTCTGTGCCTCTCTCGTCGGCGTAGCATTGTCATTCCTTTTTCCGACCGTACTTCATCTCCAGGTGGCAGCCGATGCCAAACTGGCTCCGCCTTCCGGCATCGTTGAAGTATTGCACAATGTAATTCTTTCCGTTGTAGATAATCCGGTCAATGCGCTTCTTACTGCAAATTACATCGGTATCTTGGCCTGGGCGATCATTGCCGGTCTTGCACTCAAAAGTTACGCAAACGGTACAACAAAATCTGTGCTTGATGATATAGCCCGTGCTATCACTCAGGTCGTCACCTGGGTCATCCACTTCGCTCCGCTTGGCATCATGGGACTTGTTGCTGACTCTGTCGGTACTGCCGGTGTAGATGCCCTGTTGGGATATGCAAAACTTTTGGCTGTCCTGATCGGCGCCTATATTCTTGTTGCTTTTGTTATGAATCCGATTATCGTATTCCTCAATGTTCACCATAACCCTTATCCTCTTGTCTGGACAACAATCCGTGAAAGCGGTGTATATGCATTCTTTACAAGAAGTTCCGCAGCAAATATCCCTGTCAATCTGACCTTGTGCAAGCGGCTGGGCCTTAACCCCGATACTTTTACAATTTCTATTCCGCTCGGCGCAACTATCAACATGGCGGGCGCTTCCATTACCATTTCTGTACTGGCTTTAGCTGCTGCCAACACATTGGGAATTGTTGTCGATCTTCCGACAGCGCTTCTTCTGTGCCTGATTTCCACAGTTGGCGCCTGCGGCGCTTCCGGTGTAGCCGGCGGTTCCCTCCTTCTGATTCCTGTGGCCTGTGCCTCTTTCGGTATCAGCAATGACATTGCCATGCAGGTTGTTGGCGTAGGCTTCATCATTAGTGTTCTTGAAGACGCCTGTGAAACGGCACTGAACAGTTCCAGTGATGTCCTCTTTACTGCTGTTGCTGAATTTTCTGAACGCCGCAAGAATGGAACTTTTGATCCTAAAGATATGGTTCCCCACAACTGA
- a CDS encoding TIGR01212 family radical SAM protein (This family includes YhcC from E. coli K-12, an uncharacterized radical SAM protein.), producing MALYRTYSDYLKEKYNEKVYKIPIALPVTCPNRDGTLDSDGCIFCGSIRADYETKAVGMEITRQIDRSISHVGPKYKAKKFIAYFLNFTNTYMPLSRFEYCVKEACGHPDIVGLAVSTRPDCIHESYLEVLREAQGKYGTNITVELGLQSVNPHTLLKIGRCHTVAEFIDAALQIGRYHFDLCAHIIADLPWDDRIDVEEVAKLVSVLPVTEIKIHSLYIIKGTKLAKMYEKGDIKLLPPEEYAERVVLILSMLRPDIVVQRIVGRASANTLSVNGGRPWWEVKEYIEKLMRNRHIQQGSACNYLHGAAVRRFLHE from the coding sequence ATGGCATTGTACAGAACGTATTCGGATTATCTAAAAGAAAAATATAATGAGAAAGTTTATAAGATTCCGATTGCCCTTCCCGTGACTTGTCCGAATCGAGACGGTACATTAGATAGTGACGGGTGCATTTTTTGCGGTTCTATTCGGGCGGACTATGAAACAAAGGCGGTGGGAATGGAAATCACCCGCCAGATTGATCGGAGTATTTCCCATGTGGGACCGAAATATAAGGCGAAAAAATTCATTGCTTATTTTTTGAATTTCACAAATACCTATATGCCGCTTTCCCGATTCGAATACTGTGTGAAGGAAGCCTGCGGGCATCCTGATATCGTAGGACTTGCGGTTTCCACAAGACCCGATTGTATCCATGAGTCGTACCTGGAGGTACTCAGAGAGGCCCAGGGGAAATACGGGACGAATATCACGGTAGAGCTTGGGCTGCAAAGCGTAAATCCCCACACACTTCTTAAAATAGGACGATGCCATACGGTGGCAGAGTTTATTGATGCGGCTCTTCAAATTGGCAGGTATCATTTTGATTTATGCGCGCACATCATTGCTGATTTGCCGTGGGACGACCGTATCGATGTGGAAGAAGTGGCAAAACTGGTTTCGGTTCTTCCCGTCACGGAAATAAAAATACATTCTCTCTATATTATTAAAGGAACGAAATTGGCGAAGATGTATGAAAAAGGGGATATAAAACTTTTACCCCCTGAAGAATATGCGGAAAGAGTTGTTCTGATTTTATCCATGCTCCGCCCTGATATCGTGGTGCAGCGAATTGTGGGGCGTGCTTCGGCAAATACGCTTTCCGTAAATGGCGGACGTCCGTGGTGGGAAGTAAAAGAATATATAGAGAAGCTGATGAGAAACAGACATATTCAACAGGGATCGGCCTGTAATTATCTTCACGGGGCAGCTGTTCGAAGATTTCTGCATGAATAA
- a CDS encoding LpxI family protein — protein METVGLLAGIGILPVEFIEAAHIQGYKVVCIAVIPGVEKKLKEKADAYYEISVFKLNKVIKTLLSEGVQEVTMLGKVTKEWLYKDHVIPDLRALKVLNRLRKKNFKDDTITLELVEELGKDGISVLDQTKYLKPLMPGPQIFTKRRPTENEMLDVAFGFKAAKAIGGMDLGQTVVIKDQAVMAVEAIEGTDACIRRGGMLARGGAVVVKTAKPDQDLRFDVPAVGLETLHSMMETGCKVLAIEAYRTLFVEKTSVLKEADCAGIAILSVEQEHL, from the coding sequence ATGGAGACCGTAGGACTGCTTGCCGGAATCGGCATACTTCCGGTGGAATTTATAGAGGCCGCACATATACAGGGATATAAGGTTGTATGCATTGCTGTGATTCCAGGAGTCGAAAAGAAACTAAAAGAAAAAGCTGATGCTTATTATGAAATCAGCGTCTTTAAATTGAATAAGGTCATTAAAACGCTTTTGTCGGAAGGCGTGCAGGAAGTCACAATGCTTGGGAAAGTAACAAAAGAATGGCTGTATAAGGATCATGTGATTCCTGATTTGCGTGCGCTGAAAGTTTTGAATCGATTGAGGAAAAAGAATTTCAAGGATGACACGATTACTTTGGAACTTGTGGAAGAATTGGGGAAAGACGGGATTTCAGTGCTGGATCAAACGAAATATTTAAAGCCTTTAATGCCGGGGCCGCAAATATTTACCAAACGCCGGCCGACAGAAAATGAAATGCTTGATGTAGCATTCGGCTTTAAGGCGGCTAAGGCCATTGGCGGTATGGATCTGGGGCAGACGGTGGTCATCAAAGATCAGGCGGTTATGGCAGTGGAAGCGATTGAAGGGACAGATGCCTGTATTAGACGCGGTGGTATGCTGGCCCGCGGGGGAGCCGTGGTGGTGAAGACGGCAAAACCGGATCAGGATCTGCGTTTTGATGTACCCGCTGTGGGATTGGAAACTTTACATTCTATGATGGAAACCGGATGCAAAGTACTTGCTATTGAGGCGTACCGCACCTTATTTGTGGAAAAAACGTCCGTGCTGAAAGAGGCGGATTGTGCAGGAATTGCTATTCTATCCGTGGAGCAGGAGCATTTATGA
- a CDS encoding hemolysin family protein, with amino-acid sequence MIVWIFVALFAAAVNYVCTAVNFSFARMRKKYIEDNDELDAEKVEKVAPYYQKTSVVLAGTQIGYLFCSSIFALSLYQSVRHMVLFWEETNFFSAVLIYVGVSAYIVIALMLYWIFTILVPGSISLVRPLSMLSSYTWFINLSGRLWKPFIFIGLFAVKKILDMKGIPCRDEVNFTYTEDEIRCIVEESHRGGRLNTLENTLIKNSFDFFDLDVRDVMIPRNDMVVLDFNDDMDVMRRNISKTHHTCYPVCMEDKDHILGFIHVKDFLESLLRGEYNIKRIMREILTVPEVMPAPALLQMMKNKRTYLAVVVDEYGGTSGLVTLEDLMEELAGEIPQNESNAPAEILRVNDHVYEFDGTVILEDVSERLQMEFDDEERNNTIGGLIFSKLERIPQVGDHISFGGWKFTVLKMYGFRIMRVKAEMDRKEETEPDSHE; translated from the coding sequence GTGATTGTATGGATTTTCGTTGCGCTTTTTGCGGCAGCCGTCAATTATGTATGTACTGCTGTTAATTTTTCTTTTGCGCGAATGAGAAAGAAATACATTGAAGACAATGATGAACTGGATGCGGAGAAAGTGGAAAAAGTGGCTCCTTATTATCAAAAGACTTCTGTGGTACTTGCGGGGACACAGATCGGTTATCTTTTCTGCAGCAGCATTTTTGCCCTTTCTTTATACCAGAGTGTCCGTCACATGGTTTTGTTTTGGGAAGAAACCAATTTTTTTTCCGCGGTGCTGATATATGTCGGTGTTTCTGCCTACATTGTTATTGCACTGATGCTCTATTGGATTTTTACCATTCTTGTGCCGGGATCCATATCATTGGTCAGGCCGCTGTCCATGTTATCCTCTTATACATGGTTCATCAATTTGTCCGGCAGGCTATGGAAGCCTTTCATTTTCATCGGCTTGTTCGCGGTAAAAAAGATATTGGATATGAAAGGAATCCCGTGCAGAGACGAAGTTAATTTCACTTATACCGAAGATGAAATCCGTTGCATCGTGGAAGAAAGTCATCGCGGCGGGCGTTTGAATACTCTTGAAAATACGTTGATCAAAAATTCTTTTGACTTTTTTGATTTAGATGTGAGGGATGTCATGATTCCCCGGAATGATATGGTCGTTTTGGATTTTAATGATGATATGGACGTAATGCGCCGGAATATTTCAAAAACGCATCATACCTGTTATCCCGTGTGTATGGAGGACAAGGATCATATTCTTGGATTTATTCATGTAAAAGATTTTTTAGAAAGCCTTTTGAGGGGTGAGTACAACATAAAAAGAATCATGAGGGAAATACTGACTGTACCTGAAGTTATGCCCGCGCCGGCCCTCCTTCAAATGATGAAGAATAAGAGAACATACCTGGCGGTCGTCGTGGATGAGTATGGAGGGACGTCAGGCCTTGTGACGCTGGAGGATCTGATGGAAGAGCTGGCTGGAGAAATTCCGCAGAATGAGAGCAACGCGCCTGCTGAAATTTTGCGTGTGAATGACCATGTTTATGAGTTTGACGGTACCGTCATCCTGGAAGATGTTTCTGAAAGGCTCCAAATGGAGTTTGATGATGAAGAAAGAAATAATACGATTGGCGGGCTGATTTTTTCGAAATTGGAACGGATACCCCAAGTCGGTGACCATATTTCTTTTGGCGGGTGGAAGTTTACCGTACTGAAAATGTACGGATTCCGTATTATGCGTGTGAAGGCGGAAATGGATCGTAAAGAAGAAACGGAACCAGACAGTCATGAATAA
- the era gene encoding GTPase Era gives MAEEKFHSGFVALVGRPNVGKSTLMNAVLGEKVSIVSAHAQTTRNKITGVWNGKNSQVVFLDTPGMHKPQSKLGQVIRQSTVDALDEVDVIVFICACNDPLGAGDRYILNLLKDKKVPVVLVLSKIDLIKKDMLLKKIGQYSRIHPFSEIIPLSARSGENLKEFTTVLERYLPEGPKYFPDDMVTDQPERNIVQEIVREKLLLRTREEVPHAIGVFTEEFSERENGKVYIRCTIYVERDSQKRIIIGRKGTLLKEAGQEAREEIQNLIGAPVFLDLWVKVSRDWKNKDYILRELGYKEHK, from the coding sequence ATGGCTGAAGAAAAATTCCATTCTGGATTTGTTGCCCTTGTAGGACGGCCGAATGTAGGGAAGTCTACCTTGATGAATGCGGTTTTGGGGGAGAAAGTTTCCATCGTGTCTGCTCATGCGCAGACGACGCGGAATAAGATTACCGGTGTATGGAATGGTAAAAATTCCCAAGTTGTCTTTCTTGACACACCGGGAATGCATAAGCCGCAGAGTAAATTAGGGCAGGTTATTCGTCAGAGTACGGTGGACGCTTTGGATGAAGTGGATGTCATTGTCTTTATTTGTGCCTGTAATGATCCCCTCGGGGCGGGCGATCGGTATATTTTGAATCTGCTCAAGGATAAAAAAGTACCCGTCGTGCTGGTTCTGAGTAAGATTGATTTGATAAAAAAAGATATGCTGCTGAAGAAAATAGGACAATACAGCAGAATACACCCGTTTTCGGAAATCATTCCGCTTTCCGCCCGAAGCGGAGAGAATTTGAAAGAATTTACGACGGTTCTGGAAAGATACCTGCCTGAAGGCCCCAAGTATTTCCCTGATGATATGGTGACAGATCAGCCGGAGCGAAATATTGTGCAGGAAATTGTAAGAGAGAAATTACTGCTGCGTACAAGAGAAGAAGTTCCTCATGCGATTGGCGTATTCACTGAAGAATTTAGTGAGCGGGAAAATGGAAAGGTATATATCCGCTGTACGATTTATGTGGAACGGGATTCTCAGAAGCGTATCATTATCGGGAGGAAAGGCACCTTACTTAAAGAGGCCGGGCAGGAAGCACGAGAGGAAATACAAAATCTGATCGGCGCTCCTGTATTTCTTGATTTATGGGTGAAAGTCAGTAGAGATTGGAAGAATAAAGATTATATTCTTCGGGAATTAGGGTATAAAGAGCATAAGTAA
- a CDS encoding PhoH family protein has product MQDAARVFAQGGRLLALAGEHYGTDILCRGNLIRVKGSEEKVYKSLSVIEEILSDAKRGIRVSERQMLLIMKLFDEGKMELLHEMKEDIINLTRNGEAVRPRTLGQKMYVDAIRRNSITFGVGPAGTGKTYLAVALGAFFLKNHDVRRIILVRPAVEAGEKLGFLPGDMQEKVNPYLRPLFDGLLDMFGPEEFIRLQQKGQIEVVPLAYMRGRTLEKSFVILDEAQNTTVEQLKMFLTRLGDRSKMVINGDVTQIDLPPHVKSGLIDAQRVLANVSDIESVTFTEDDVVRHDLVAAIIHAYEEDTKKKRQGVEDDGNHD; this is encoded by the coding sequence ATGCAGGACGCCGCTCGTGTGTTTGCGCAGGGCGGCCGTCTGCTTGCACTGGCGGGAGAACATTATGGCACGGATATCTTATGCCGCGGGAATCTGATCCGTGTAAAAGGATCGGAAGAGAAAGTATACAAAAGCCTGTCAGTGATTGAAGAGATTTTATCTGACGCCAAAAGAGGCATCCGTGTTTCTGAAAGACAGATGCTCCTCATCATGAAGCTTTTTGATGAGGGGAAGATGGAACTGCTTCATGAGATGAAAGAGGATATTATTAATCTTACACGGAATGGAGAAGCTGTCCGTCCGAGAACGTTAGGGCAGAAAATGTATGTAGATGCGATCCGTCGGAATTCCATTACCTTTGGCGTTGGTCCCGCGGGAACAGGAAAAACATACTTGGCGGTCGCATTGGGAGCTTTCTTTCTGAAAAATCATGATGTCCGGCGGATTATTTTAGTGCGGCCGGCGGTGGAAGCAGGTGAAAAACTGGGGTTTCTCCCGGGGGATATGCAGGAAAAGGTAAATCCTTATCTGCGCCCTTTGTTTGACGGTCTTTTGGATATGTTCGGGCCGGAAGAGTTCATCCGGCTGCAGCAGAAAGGCCAGATTGAAGTGGTTCCGCTTGCGTATATGAGGGGCAGGACGCTTGAAAAATCTTTTGTCATTTTGGATGAAGCGCAAAATACGACAGTGGAACAACTTAAAATGTTTCTGACCCGCCTGGGGGATCGCTCAAAAATGGTTATTAATGGCGATGTTACCCAAATTGATCTTCCGCCTCATGTGAAAAGCGGACTTATTGATGCGCAGCGTGTTTTGGCAAATGTTTCCGATATTGAATCCGTGACATTTACGGAAGATGATGTGGTTCGCCATGATTTGGTGGCGGCCATTATCCACGCTTATGAAGAAGATACAAAAAAGAAAAGACAGGGGGTGGAAGATGATGGAAATCACGATTAA
- the lpxB gene encoding lipid-A-disaccharide synthase yields MKIMMSAGEASGDMHAAAVAAEIKREYPDADIFGMGGDNMRNAGVRIIYDIGNLGIIGVVEVIRHLSLFFKLRTFLRHAMMEEKPDVVVCVDYPGFNMKIAHVAKELGIPVVYYIAPTIWAWHKGRAKNIVRDVEHVASIFPFEAEAYREAGARVTFVGHPLADTVKASMSYEEAMMFFGGDRVKKRILLMPGSRKNEVEKLLPAMLKTADILTEKCECQFFLPRAGTISSEFIQGFLKNASPRLDIIVTADRIYDLMRICTACIASSGTATLETALMGLPTVLVYRLSAITWFLAKHLVRVEYAGLPNILLHKEVTPELLQDKVTAGNIAEVVLPWLTNEVKRQENIRELKSVRAVLGEGGAVRRTAELILRTAEGK; encoded by the coding sequence ATGAAAATTATGATGTCTGCCGGAGAAGCTTCCGGGGATATGCACGCCGCCGCTGTTGCCGCGGAAATTAAAAGAGAATATCCTGATGCTGATATTTTCGGCATGGGCGGAGATAATATGCGTAATGCGGGAGTGCGTATTATTTATGATATCGGTAATCTGGGAATTATCGGAGTGGTAGAAGTCATTCGTCATTTATCACTGTTTTTTAAGTTACGGACATTCCTTAGACATGCTATGATGGAAGAAAAACCGGATGTAGTTGTGTGTGTGGATTATCCGGGGTTCAATATGAAGATTGCCCACGTGGCAAAAGAGCTGGGCATTCCGGTAGTGTACTATATTGCACCGACAATTTGGGCCTGGCACAAGGGACGGGCAAAGAATATTGTTCGTGATGTGGAGCATGTGGCATCTATATTTCCCTTTGAAGCGGAGGCTTATCGAGAAGCTGGAGCCCGGGTGACTTTTGTGGGGCATCCTTTGGCAGATACTGTGAAAGCGTCTATGTCTTATGAAGAGGCAATGATGTTTTTTGGGGGAGACAGAGTAAAAAAAAGAATTCTGCTTATGCCGGGAAGCAGAAAAAATGAAGTGGAAAAACTTCTTCCCGCCATGCTTAAAACAGCGGATATACTTACTGAAAAATGTGAGTGCCAATTCTTTTTGCCCCGTGCTGGTACGATTTCATCGGAGTTTATTCAAGGTTTTTTAAAAAATGCTTCACCGAGATTGGATATCATTGTGACGGCCGACCGGATATATGATCTGATGCGGATTTGTACGGCGTGTATCGCTTCGTCTGGAACCGCTACTCTTGAAACAGCGCTGATGGGGCTTCCTACTGTGCTTGTGTATCGATTATCTGCGATTACCTGGTTCCTGGCCAAGCATCTTGTACGGGTGGAGTATGCGGGGCTGCCGAATATACTGCTTCATAAAGAAGTGACGCCTGAACTTTTACAGGATAAAGTTACTGCCGGAAATATAGCGGAAGTCGTGCTGCCGTGGCTGACTAATGAAGTAAAGCGGCAGGAGAATATAAGAGAATTAAAATCTGTACGTGCCGTGCTGGGTGAAGGCGGAGCAGTTCGTCGTACGGCGGAACTTATATTAAGGACAGCAGAGGGGAAATAA
- the nadE gene encoding NAD(+) synthase, with protein MIRISTVQLSVIPGNIRANFEQMEREIQNARKQNTDILIFPELCLSGYMIGDLWEQNAFLRECERYGQKIADAAENIIVIFGNIAVDPKKKNNDGRVRKYNAAFAACNGQFLKNDRGLSYTIKTLLPDYRQFDDKRHFTSLPELAAEENQSVSSLLAPFTFTIRQETLRAGIVLCEDSWDENARLSPMEILSEKNIDILFNLSASPFTLEKNDKRHRLFSASLSRLGCPMLYINRRGLENNGKDCYTYDGMTAAYDPKGTLLAEAVPYQAERSCFSFDIAAKKLTAEKEMKPFRGDMLLPALRYGLKEFLSAIHAGRVVIGISGGIDSAVNAALYRSVLPAENLLLVNTPTRFNSETTKNLARRLAENLEAPFVELPIDSFINETVSQIDDLQIPSSSDMKTLHLTGFMKENIQARDRSTRILATLSSAFGGIFTCNANKTELTVGYGTLYGDLSGALAATADLWKHQIYALGRTLNRYFDKNMIPDEIFTVRPSAELSENQDITKGLGDPLIYEYHDFLFRSFIEPWNRITPEEILTWYSENCLEEKLGTPVSIKSIFKTHHDFITDLEKWWNLFAGFAVAKRIQAPPLLAVSRRPYGYDLRESQIAPYYTDTYIHLKNSLLSNG; from the coding sequence ATGATCCGTATCTCTACGGTGCAGTTATCCGTTATTCCGGGAAATATCCGCGCCAACTTTGAACAGATGGAAAGAGAAATACAAAACGCCCGAAAGCAAAACACTGACATCCTGATCTTTCCCGAACTCTGCCTGTCAGGGTACATGATCGGCGACCTGTGGGAACAGAATGCTTTCCTTCGTGAATGTGAGCGGTATGGTCAGAAAATCGCCGATGCGGCAGAAAACATTATTGTTATCTTCGGCAATATAGCCGTTGACCCGAAAAAAAAGAATAATGATGGCCGTGTAAGGAAGTATAATGCTGCTTTCGCCGCCTGCAATGGACAGTTCTTAAAAAATGACAGAGGGTTATCTTATACTATTAAAACGCTGCTCCCTGATTACAGGCAATTTGATGACAAACGCCACTTTACAAGCCTTCCTGAGCTGGCTGCCGAAGAAAATCAATCTGTATCTTCCCTGCTTGCGCCTTTTACATTTACCATCAGGCAGGAAACTCTCCGCGCAGGCATTGTTCTTTGCGAGGACAGCTGGGATGAAAACGCACGGCTGTCCCCTATGGAAATCCTTTCAGAAAAAAATATCGATATTCTTTTCAATCTGTCCGCCTCGCCATTCACCTTGGAAAAGAATGATAAAAGACACCGTCTCTTCTCTGCCTCGCTTTCCCGCCTCGGCTGCCCTATGCTCTACATCAATAGAAGAGGACTGGAAAACAATGGAAAAGACTGCTATACCTATGACGGCATGACTGCCGCCTACGATCCGAAAGGTACACTTCTTGCCGAAGCAGTCCCTTATCAGGCGGAGCGTTCTTGCTTTTCTTTTGATATCGCCGCAAAAAAACTGACTGCAGAAAAAGAAATGAAACCGTTTAGGGGAGATATGTTGCTGCCTGCTCTCCGCTATGGGTTGAAAGAATTTTTATCCGCCATTCATGCAGGCAGGGTGGTCATCGGCATCTCAGGCGGCATCGATTCCGCGGTCAACGCCGCACTGTACCGATCGGTTCTTCCTGCGGAAAATCTCCTTTTAGTGAACACGCCGACACGGTTCAATTCGGAAACCACAAAAAATCTGGCGCGGCGGCTTGCCGAAAATCTGGAAGCTCCTTTTGTGGAACTCCCTATCGATTCTTTTATCAATGAAACAGTTTCTCAAATTGACGATTTGCAAATTCCTTCTTCGTCAGACATGAAAACACTGCACCTCACCGGTTTTATGAAAGAAAATATACAAGCCCGTGACAGAAGCACCCGTATCCTCGCCACGCTTTCTTCCGCCTTTGGCGGCATATTTACCTGCAACGCAAACAAAACCGAATTAACCGTCGGCTACGGTACGCTCTATGGCGATCTGTCCGGCGCTCTTGCCGCTACAGCCGACCTTTGGAAGCATCAGATATATGCACTCGGCAGAACTCTGAACAGATATTTCGATAAAAACATGATTCCTGATGAAATATTTACTGTCAGACCAAGCGCTGAGCTTTCCGAAAATCAAGACATTACAAAAGGATTGGGAGATCCCCTTATTTATGAATACCATGATTTTCTCTTCCGCTCGTTTATTGAACCATGGAATCGGATAACACCGGAAGAGATTCTTACCTGGTACAGTGAAAATTGTCTGGAGGAGAAACTGGGAACTCCTGTATCCATCAAATCTATTTTCAAAACACATCACGATTTTATCACCGATTTGGAAAAATGGTGGAATTTGTTTGCAGGATTTGCCGTTGCCAAGCGCATACAGGCGCCCCCCCTGCTTGCCGTCAGCCGCCGTCCTTACGGCTATGATCTCCGTGAATCGCAAATAGCCCCTTACTATACCGACACCTATATCCATCTGAAAAATTCTCTTTTATCAAATGGCTGA